Proteins co-encoded in one Nitrospirota bacterium genomic window:
- a CDS encoding CBS domain-containing protein, with translation MDTRNVCSPPSEDDLRAALKEMKAYMDVTEEDLKKIYEIALRHARERIASQVPVKDIMTTTVVSVKRNADLHEAARLLSDNSISGMPVVDDNNRVIGVVSEADVLTLAGMKKEHTFKDILRTILGEPVPARSGGNKVEDVMSFPPVTSKENDRVVEVAKILDERRIKRMPVVDNEGKLLGIVSRADIVRAIGKKG, from the coding sequence ATGGATACCCGAAATGTCTGTTCACCTCCCTCGGAAGACGACCTGAGGGCGGCGCTCAAAGAGATGAAAGCTTATATGGATGTCACCGAGGAGGATCTCAAAAAAATCTATGAGATCGCCCTCCGGCATGCGCGGGAGCGGATCGCCTCACAGGTCCCGGTGAAGGACATTATGACGACGACCGTGGTAAGCGTTAAGAGAAACGCCGACTTGCACGAGGCCGCGCGACTTTTATCGGATAACAGCATCAGCGGCATGCCCGTTGTCGACGACAACAACCGCGTGATCGGCGTCGTCAGCGAGGCGGACGTTCTGACGCTTGCGGGCATGAAGAAGGAACACACGTTCAAGGACATTTTGCGCACTATCCTCGGCGAACCCGTGCCCGCCCGTTCCGGTGGAAATAAGGTCGAGGATGTCATGAGCTTTCCTCCGGTTACCAGCAAGGAAAATGACCGGGTTGTAGAGGTGGCTAAAATCCTTGACGAGCGGAGGATCAAGAGGATGCCGGTCGTTGATAATGAAGGGAAGCTTCTCGGCATTGTTTCCCGCGCGGACATTGTGCGGGCGATAGGGAAGAAGGGTTGA
- a CDS encoding protoglobin domain-containing protein, translated as MRSFRDIKHDYRFMEEDEQRLAQMRPLMEEHGEEIMSTLGLWIMGTRGAAQFFTEKSRQNHVFSAQKVWFSELFSGTYDNRFYEKLIRIGLTHVKHNVDAHYMNRAVNLVKNACIGIIQKNEENKVEATNKIISVGKILDISLDVITTAYIEEELRIYSPAYKVKSSLIAFAERFSQSMNLILVLALIGLTLGVVGLFVIDVGHLIAGDLERGIISALGSMLILWLLIELMNTEISHLKGGKFHISVFIGVALVTMIRETMIATLKHDRPESIYYLIAAILVIGLVYWLVVKTESKDK; from the coding sequence ATGAGATCATTCAGGGACATCAAACACGATTACCGGTTCATGGAAGAAGACGAGCAGCGACTCGCGCAGATGCGGCCGCTTATGGAGGAACACGGAGAGGAGATCATGAGCACGCTCGGCCTCTGGATCATGGGGACCAGGGGCGCGGCCCAATTCTTTACCGAAAAATCAAGGCAGAATCACGTTTTCAGCGCACAGAAGGTCTGGTTCAGTGAACTTTTTTCAGGAACGTACGACAACCGGTTCTACGAGAAACTTATTCGCATCGGATTGACGCACGTCAAACATAACGTCGACGCCCACTACATGAACCGCGCAGTGAATCTCGTGAAGAACGCCTGTATAGGCATTATCCAGAAGAACGAGGAGAACAAGGTCGAGGCGACCAACAAAATTATTTCCGTGGGCAAGATCCTCGACATCAGCCTGGACGTGATTACAACGGCCTATATCGAGGAAGAGTTGCGGATCTATTCTCCGGCGTACAAGGTAAAGAGTTCTCTCATCGCTTTCGCGGAGCGCTTCTCTCAATCCATGAACCTCATCCTTGTTCTCGCGCTTATCGGCCTGACGCTCGGCGTGGTCGGATTATTTGTCATTGACGTGGGACATCTTATCGCGGGCGATCTCGAGCGGGGCATCATCTCCGCCCTTGGGTCCATGCTCATCCTTTGGCTGCTGATCGAGCTCATGAACACCGAGATATCCCACCTTAAGGGAGGGAAATTCCATATCAGCGTGTTCATCGGCGTGGCACTTGTAACGATGATCCGGGAGACGATGATCGCCACACTCAAGCATGACCGTCCCGAATCGATCTACTATCTGATCGCGGCTATTCTGGTCATCGGTCTGGTGTACTGGCTCGTAGTAAAAACCGAGAGTAAGGATAAATAA
- a CDS encoding PAS domain S-box protein — MTPTVAKYLSTVWPELSGSKVVFAAAVILLIANLGALIDLIFHPEIPYFHEEHLIVGGITALLTAVLFVILTMHLKTSRISEKRLRSLFDVSPDFILILDTNGVIIQTNQASVSGSGYRKRELIGHGINEFLTPSSQKIFEKHFPVLMELGSCRVEIESVLKDGSVRVMDCRAIALRDREGKITSLMSVQRDITERKQAEAEREKLVVQLQEALEKVKTLRGFIPICASCKKVRDDKGYWTQVEAYVSEHSLAEFSHSICPECMKKLYPEYPMKEDHT, encoded by the coding sequence ATGACACCTACCGTTGCCAAATATCTCAGTACTGTTTGGCCAGAACTATCTGGTTCAAAAGTTGTATTTGCCGCGGCAGTCATCTTGCTCATAGCCAATCTCGGCGCCCTGATCGACCTTATTTTTCATCCCGAAATCCCCTATTTTCACGAAGAGCATCTGATTGTCGGTGGAATTACCGCGTTGCTGACCGCTGTTCTCTTTGTAATACTGACAATGCATCTCAAAACTTCGCGCATCAGCGAGAAAAGGCTGAGGTCCCTGTTCGATGTCTCGCCCGATTTTATCCTTATTCTGGACACGAACGGCGTGATCATCCAGACAAATCAGGCTTCAGTTTCCGGGTCGGGCTACCGCAAACGTGAACTTATCGGCCATGGAATAAACGAATTTCTCACACCATCATCTCAAAAAATATTCGAAAAGCATTTTCCCGTTCTCATGGAGCTCGGTTCATGCAGGGTTGAGATCGAGTCCGTATTGAAGGACGGGAGTGTCCGCGTCATGGATTGCCGGGCTATCGCTTTGCGCGACAGAGAGGGGAAAATCACCTCTCTCATGTCTGTTCAAAGAGACATCACCGAGCGCAAGCAGGCGGAAGCGGAGCGGGAGAAGCTGGTTGTTCAACTTCAGGAGGCCCTTGAGAAGGTCAAGACCTTGAGAGGGTTTATCCCCATTTGTGCTTCCTGCAAGAAGGTGCGTGATGACAAGGGATACTGGACCCAGGTGGAGGCCTATGTCAGTGAGCATTCGCTGGCGGAATTCAGCCACAGCATCTGCCCCGAGTGCATGAAGAAGCTGTATCCGGAGTATCCCATGAAAGAAGATCATACATGA